The following proteins come from a genomic window of Brevibacillus antibioticus:
- a CDS encoding ABC transporter permease, whose product MSQNQLFQKLPLDSWIETIVDGLEEHLGFLFDFISAGIGGTVDLFSWILTGIPFWALIILFTLLAYRAGKVAMALFTFIGLLLIQNLGYWEHSMETLALVLTAGLISVIIGIPVGIWCAKNDSVQKVVTPLLDFMQTMPAFVYLIPAIFFFGLGKVPGVIASVIFAMPPTIRLTNLGIRQVPADLIEASEAFGSTYWQKLTKVQLPIAKTTMMAGINQSIMLALSMVVIASMIGAKGLGADVYRAVTQIKIGEGFEAGLAIVILAILLDRLTQSVGKRKNA is encoded by the coding sequence ATGAGTCAAAACCAACTTTTTCAGAAGCTGCCGCTCGACAGTTGGATAGAAACGATTGTAGATGGACTGGAAGAGCATTTGGGCTTCTTGTTCGACTTCATATCAGCTGGAATCGGTGGAACCGTGGACTTGTTTTCGTGGATTCTAACAGGAATCCCGTTTTGGGCCCTGATCATTTTGTTTACGCTGCTGGCGTATCGCGCTGGCAAAGTGGCAATGGCTCTTTTTACCTTCATTGGACTTCTTCTGATTCAGAATCTGGGTTATTGGGAGCACTCGATGGAAACACTTGCGCTGGTATTGACGGCAGGGTTGATCTCGGTGATTATCGGGATTCCCGTCGGTATCTGGTGCGCGAAGAATGATTCCGTGCAGAAGGTCGTCACACCGCTGCTTGATTTCATGCAGACGATGCCGGCGTTTGTGTACTTGATTCCTGCCATCTTTTTCTTCGGGCTCGGTAAAGTACCGGGGGTTATCGCTTCTGTCATTTTTGCGATGCCACCGACGATCCGTCTGACCAACCTCGGAATTCGTCAAGTTCCTGCCGATCTGATCGAAGCTTCTGAGGCATTCGGTTCAACCTATTGGCAAAAGCTGACGAAGGTACAGCTGCCGATTGCCAAGACGACAATGATGGCCGGGATTAACCAGAGCATTATGCTCGCGCTGTCCATGGTCGTGATTGCCTCCATGATTGGGGCGAAAGGCTTGGGGGCGGACGTGTATCGTGCCGTAACACAGATCAAGATTGGTGAAGGTTTTGAGGCGGGTCTGGCCATCGTTATTTTGGCGATTCTGCTGGATCGTCTCACGCAAAGTGTGGGAAAGAGAAAAAACGCGTAG
- a CDS encoding quaternary amine ABC transporter ATP-binding protein, whose amino-acid sequence MPKIKVENLTKIFGRQPQRALSQVKQGKTKQEILKETGLTLGVNQASFEVHAGEIFVIMGLSGSGKSTLVRLLNRLIEPTEGKILIDGTDIVSMNTEQLQEVRRKKLGMVFQKFALFPHRTVLENAEYGLEIQGMPKSEREAKAKKSLALVGLGGWEASYPDQLSGGMQQRVGLARALANEPDVLLMDEAFSALDPLIRKDMQDELLELQSTMQKTIIFITHDLDEALKIGDRIALMKDGAIVQIGSPEEIMTNPANEYVERFVEDVDRSKVLSAEKVMKRAETITLDRGPRVALQMMRERGVSSLYVVDKRKTLLGVLTADAVNGAKEAGQSLESVLRTEVPTVGPQTLLNEMFDLVAFSDIPVAVTGEQNRLLGVIVKGAVLGGLAGKVNQQVPEPTIEEGQVNPS is encoded by the coding sequence ATGCCCAAGATCAAAGTAGAGAATTTGACCAAAATCTTTGGACGCCAACCCCAACGCGCATTGTCCCAGGTGAAGCAGGGGAAGACCAAGCAAGAAATCTTGAAGGAAACGGGTCTTACCCTTGGGGTGAATCAAGCGAGTTTTGAGGTGCATGCAGGCGAAATTTTCGTCATCATGGGGCTTTCGGGAAGCGGGAAGTCGACCTTGGTTCGATTATTGAACCGGTTGATTGAACCTACAGAAGGCAAGATCCTGATTGACGGTACGGATATCGTCAGTATGAACACCGAGCAGTTACAGGAAGTAAGAAGAAAGAAGCTGGGGATGGTATTTCAAAAGTTCGCCTTGTTCCCTCACAGGACAGTACTTGAAAATGCGGAGTACGGTCTGGAGATTCAAGGGATGCCAAAGTCCGAGCGTGAGGCAAAAGCGAAAAAGTCACTCGCACTTGTCGGGCTCGGTGGGTGGGAAGCAAGCTACCCGGATCAGCTGAGTGGCGGGATGCAGCAGCGTGTGGGCCTGGCCCGTGCACTCGCGAATGAACCCGATGTGCTGTTGATGGATGAGGCGTTCAGTGCCTTGGACCCGTTGATTCGCAAGGACATGCAGGATGAGCTGTTGGAGCTGCAGAGCACCATGCAGAAGACCATTATTTTCATTACGCATGACCTTGACGAAGCATTAAAGATCGGGGATCGAATCGCTCTGATGAAGGACGGTGCGATCGTGCAGATCGGCTCGCCAGAAGAAATTATGACCAATCCAGCAAACGAATACGTAGAACGCTTCGTAGAGGATGTGGATCGTTCCAAGGTGTTGTCCGCTGAAAAAGTCATGAAGCGAGCAGAGACGATCACATTGGACAGAGGACCTCGCGTCGCACTCCAAATGATGCGTGAGCGCGGTGTATCAAGTCTGTACGTAGTGGATAAACGAAAAACATTGCTGGGTGTGCTGACGGCAGACGCGGTAAACGGAGCGAAGGAAGCAGGACAGTCGCTGGAATCCGTGCTGCGAACAGAGGTACCGACTGTCGGACCGCAGACACTTCTCAATGAGATGTTTGACCTTGTTGCGTTTTCAGATATTCCTGTGGCGGTTACCGGGGAACAAAATCGTCTATTGGGCGTGATTGTAAAAGGAGCCGTCTTAGGTGGATTGGCGGGAAAAGTAAATCAACAAGTTCCAGAGCCAACGATTGAAGAGGGGCAGGTGAATCCATCATGA
- a CDS encoding GbsR/MarR family transcriptional regulator — protein MDTNQEKILEKAQERVIETLARNMDLYGITMSTGLLYGTLLFQDKSMTLDEMGEALGMSKTSMSTGVRTLMDLNMVEKIWKKGTRKDHYEVNLDWYQNFIDLFSVKWRHACEHNAHALKKSLLELRALQQSEELSEEISERVDLSIKRIENGLEYYLWLSRLIDSFESHDIFAFVPKKENES, from the coding sequence ATGGATACCAATCAAGAAAAAATCCTCGAAAAAGCTCAGGAACGCGTGATTGAAACGCTCGCTCGCAACATGGATCTATATGGAATTACCATGTCAACGGGACTGCTGTATGGCACATTGCTCTTTCAGGACAAGTCAATGACACTCGATGAAATGGGCGAAGCACTGGGCATGAGCAAAACCAGCATGAGTACTGGCGTCCGCACATTGATGGACTTAAATATGGTAGAAAAGATATGGAAAAAAGGGACACGGAAGGATCATTACGAGGTCAATCTGGATTGGTACCAGAACTTCATTGACCTCTTTTCCGTGAAGTGGCGTCACGCCTGTGAACATAATGCACACGCCTTGAAAAAGTCGCTCCTTGAGCTTCGCGCGCTCCAGCAATCCGAAGAGCTTTCCGAAGAAATCAGCGAGCGTGTGGACCTCAGTATCAAGCGTATTGAAAATGGGTTGGAGTATTATCTGTGGCTGTCCCGTTTGATCGACTCCTTCGAATCGCATGATATCTTTGCGTTTGTACCGAAAAAGGAAAATGAATCATAA
- a CDS encoding sensor histidine kinase, which translates to MPMDDLAVYLNEHEATTVKEFKRRIAVSDSDQYKGLIHLNGRALYRMVIEYFRSEITLEDIKELAYKVAYERNRAETNIGDFVSNVCMGREMVIDLLQKGPFTPATLMPALLKINECFDVFLVHAVFKYTDLKDSDLEEKKLFIERSHKDRLTILGQMASSFVHEFRNPLTSIMGFSRLLKEDYPNLPYVDIIENELRQLNYRVSQFLLVSKKGAVYKQMEVFSVWGLFDEILSFLYPNIVDVNVDIQCSIDPTFQLKGYKDEMKQVFINIISNALDALHKKTSDKEIVIEVSQTPDSSLITVSNNGSPIPPDLLSVIFEPFFTTKELGTGIGLYVCKEIIERHGGTITCESTDRQTKFSMQFKPCDVCTSGSMSMNQHI; encoded by the coding sequence ATGCCGATGGATGACTTGGCAGTATATTTGAACGAGCACGAGGCAACGACCGTAAAAGAATTCAAGCGACGAATTGCCGTTTCGGACAGTGATCAATACAAGGGGTTGATCCATCTGAATGGGCGAGCACTGTATCGTATGGTGATTGAATATTTTCGTTCGGAAATCACTCTCGAGGATATTAAAGAATTGGCTTACAAGGTCGCATATGAACGAAACCGGGCAGAGACCAACATTGGCGATTTCGTTTCCAACGTGTGCATGGGCCGGGAAATGGTTATCGATCTTCTCCAAAAAGGTCCGTTTACGCCTGCCACTTTAATGCCTGCCTTATTGAAAATAAACGAATGCTTTGATGTCTTTTTGGTACACGCTGTTTTCAAATACACGGACCTCAAAGACAGCGATTTGGAAGAGAAGAAGCTATTTATCGAGCGTTCTCATAAAGACAGGCTCACGATTCTGGGGCAAATGGCATCCAGCTTCGTCCATGAATTCCGTAATCCGCTTACTTCCATTATGGGATTCTCTCGTTTGCTAAAAGAAGATTATCCGAATCTCCCTTACGTAGACATTATTGAAAATGAGCTGCGTCAATTGAATTACCGGGTTTCGCAGTTTTTGCTGGTCTCGAAAAAGGGAGCGGTCTATAAGCAAATGGAGGTTTTTAGCGTATGGGGGTTGTTTGACGAGATTCTTTCCTTCCTCTATCCGAATATCGTTGACGTGAATGTGGATATCCAATGCAGTATCGATCCTACCTTTCAGCTAAAAGGCTACAAGGATGAGATGAAGCAGGTGTTTATCAACATCATTTCCAATGCGCTGGATGCGTTACATAAAAAAACAAGCGACAAGGAGATTGTCATTGAGGTGTCCCAAACGCCTGACAGTTCTTTAATTACCGTTTCCAACAATGGATCGCCAATTCCACCTGACCTGCTCTCGGTTATTTTTGAACCATTTTTCACGACGAAGGAGCTCGGTACTGGAATTGGTTTATATGTCTGCAAAGAAATCATTGAGCGGCATGGGGGAACGATTACGTGCGAGTCTACTGATCGGCAGACGAAATTTTCCATGCAATTCAAGCCCTGCGACGTATGTACGAGCGGCTCGATGTCGATGAACCAGCATATCTAA
- a CDS encoding cold-shock protein — protein sequence MYFSKKAVVPIEEEETDVWTCSNEGCTCWMRDNFSFDKSPSCPFCHAHMVKDTRMLPVLTNHSNKRNS from the coding sequence GTGTATTTCTCAAAAAAAGCAGTCGTTCCAATCGAAGAAGAGGAAACAGATGTATGGACATGCAGTAATGAGGGCTGTACGTGCTGGATGAGAGATAACTTTTCCTTTGATAAGAGCCCGAGCTGCCCCTTTTGCCATGCCCATATGGTAAAAGATACTCGTATGCTGCCAGTCCTAACCAATCACAGCAACAAGCGGAACTCTTGA
- a CDS encoding response regulator transcription factor, whose product MATIMLAEDEPVLRMLIGDTLEDEGHELDIACDGEEALQKIGQNEYDLIILDYMMPKLTGFEVLQQLKQMDDKKAVKVLILSAKSQHTEQEKMRAAGADDFMPKPFSPMDLVRKVEEMLA is encoded by the coding sequence ATGGCAACAATTATGCTGGCCGAAGACGAACCCGTGTTACGTATGTTGATTGGCGACACGCTCGAAGACGAGGGACACGAGCTCGATATCGCTTGCGATGGAGAGGAAGCCCTGCAAAAAATCGGTCAAAATGAGTACGACTTGATTATTTTAGATTATATGATGCCAAAGCTGACAGGCTTTGAAGTATTGCAGCAGCTCAAACAGATGGACGATAAAAAGGCAGTCAAGGTCCTGATCCTCTCGGCAAAAAGTCAGCATACCGAACAGGAGAAAATGCGAGCAGCTGGTGCTGATGACTTCATGCCAAAGCCCTTTAGCCCAATGGATCTTGTCCGGAAAGTGGAGGAAATGCTCGCATGA
- a CDS encoding cysteine hydrolase family protein, with amino-acid sequence MIRQTALLIIDAQVGIIEGQFGPVFQSSALVQTLKKVREDAYSKDIPVLYVQDDDVGEVGSDDNAIHPEIAPLPSETVIRKLATDSFHGTDLHEKLQALGINHLVIMGCKTEFCIDSACRKATTLGYDVTLVKDGHSTSDNEVLSAEQIIAHHNTCLHGLGNIEPFILVRESTEDVFAPTHDSYR; translated from the coding sequence TTGATTCGACAAACAGCTCTACTGATTATTGATGCGCAAGTAGGTATTATCGAAGGGCAATTTGGCCCTGTTTTTCAGTCGTCTGCACTTGTCCAAACATTGAAAAAAGTAAGAGAAGATGCCTATAGCAAGGATATTCCTGTGCTGTACGTTCAGGATGATGATGTCGGAGAAGTCGGTTCAGACGACAATGCCATCCATCCTGAGATCGCACCTCTGCCATCAGAAACGGTGATTCGAAAACTAGCGACAGACTCGTTTCACGGAACTGACCTGCACGAAAAGCTACAAGCGCTCGGAATTAACCACCTTGTCATCATGGGGTGCAAAACCGAGTTTTGTATCGACAGTGCCTGCCGCAAAGCGACGACACTCGGCTATGATGTAACGCTCGTCAAAGACGGACACTCTACGTCGGACAATGAAGTGCTGTCTGCGGAACAAATTATCGCCCATCACAATACATGCTTGCATGGATTAGGAAATATTGAGCCATTTATTTTGGTGCGGGAATCAACGGAGGATGTCTTCGCCCCTACCCATGATTCTTACCGCTAA
- a CDS encoding ATP-binding protein, protein MTGFWAIFRKSITRRFMAMMLLFLSLLIAGAGIVQYLNNSAFTEYQAAIHTTKQKQDLVAEIAEHTNQIFFRARGYYAFLSPYEYNELFLEKKKLEQALEAFKKLPLNQEEQTLVASVESFFTNFFANVFPTFSSYAKNGDYESLRKVSSSGVNQEVNNLLKYAVRYQEEHDQLLYMKNQILFQELSQQSTWFIVYALMVLVIMVVVTIQTTRDIGRPLVRLSEDAEQFANGGTPPLQDLNRIDEIGKLSRSLNYLIRQIQAKEEVLMAQNEELQAQQDELMMQQEELQEALGKMEENERYLEKKNRFILSLSNTLDKAELLSSIIRNITEVMDADKGVIVMLNTDRDAASFGVSQDVLEKLRKGLDDGPLVRIKETNLPYVLIRESTDAERGYTEEISRTSELYLPVLDAHQTLVACIILSRIDRKFTDQELQVIIGLAKQISLALDKLALFEETERQRKMTQDMLDSVQEGIQLIDLSGETLQVNWNFCELLCYDHQLASQGFDLEQFLSHLQSRTSEPDRLIQYVRAVVLDEGAIPSGSIVFQTTGPQVRYIQLYAEPLYRNQEKWSTLLVYRDFTKEYEIDQMKSEFVSTVSHELRTPLASVLGFAELLLTKELKPERQQRYIATIYQEATRLTALINDFLDLQRMESGRQTYELENVAIDQVIRDIFGLYRVQSPLHRFELDVQAGQTVVYGDQAKLRQVFVNLISNAVKYSPHGGHIRVGCRQDGNRLLVEVQDEGLGIPSEAIPHLFTKFYRVDNSDRREIGGTGLGLAIVREIVQMHHGEVAVTSELGKGSTFTVTLPLAEHALSSGDLVRIEEAVSPTGQCNRNVVIVEDDLNLTELLRDELTSSGFRVNSFSTASEAVAAIEQLRPDAVVLDLILKDGESGWKVIEEIRKNPDLQTIPIVISSAFEEQKKAFDLGATGYLIKPYHPDTLSKAILQAITNQEATGQIYIPDEQ, encoded by the coding sequence ATGACCGGGTTCTGGGCGATTTTCAGAAAAAGCATCACTCGTCGCTTCATGGCGATGATGCTTCTCTTTCTATCACTGTTGATTGCGGGCGCTGGCATCGTTCAATATTTGAATAACAGCGCATTTACCGAATACCAGGCAGCGATACACACTACCAAGCAAAAACAAGATTTGGTCGCAGAGATCGCTGAGCACACGAACCAGATCTTTTTTCGCGCAAGGGGTTATTACGCTTTTTTGAGCCCATACGAGTACAATGAGCTATTTCTTGAGAAAAAGAAGTTGGAACAAGCGCTAGAAGCATTCAAAAAGCTGCCGCTCAATCAGGAGGAACAAACGCTAGTCGCTTCGGTCGAGTCATTCTTCACGAACTTTTTCGCCAATGTGTTTCCTACTTTTTCAAGTTATGCAAAGAACGGAGACTATGAATCTCTGCGAAAAGTTTCGTCCAGTGGCGTGAATCAGGAAGTGAACAACCTGCTTAAATACGCCGTGCGGTATCAGGAAGAACACGATCAGCTTTTGTATATGAAAAACCAAATACTGTTCCAAGAGCTGTCACAGCAAAGCACCTGGTTTATCGTGTATGCGCTGATGGTGCTAGTGATCATGGTGGTAGTCACCATTCAAACCACACGGGATATCGGCAGACCGTTGGTTCGTCTATCCGAAGATGCTGAGCAGTTTGCCAATGGCGGTACACCTCCTTTGCAGGATTTGAACAGGATTGACGAAATCGGCAAGCTCTCCCGCTCCCTCAACTATTTGATCAGGCAAATTCAAGCCAAAGAAGAAGTTCTCATGGCGCAAAACGAAGAGCTACAAGCCCAGCAGGATGAGCTGATGATGCAGCAAGAAGAGCTGCAAGAAGCCTTGGGAAAGATGGAGGAAAATGAGCGGTATTTGGAAAAGAAAAACCGTTTCATCCTCTCTTTGTCGAATACGTTGGATAAAGCTGAGCTGTTGTCCAGTATCATTCGCAATATAACTGAGGTCATGGATGCCGATAAGGGTGTCATCGTCATGCTGAACACTGACAGGGATGCTGCTAGCTTTGGCGTTTCCCAGGACGTGCTGGAGAAACTGCGAAAAGGATTGGACGACGGTCCACTCGTGCGAATCAAGGAAACGAACCTGCCCTATGTCTTGATCCGTGAAAGTACAGATGCTGAGCGCGGCTACACGGAGGAAATCTCTCGCACTTCCGAGCTCTACCTTCCTGTATTGGATGCACATCAAACCCTTGTGGCATGTATCATCCTCTCCCGAATCGATCGCAAATTCACGGATCAGGAGCTACAAGTCATCATCGGACTCGCCAAACAGATCTCCTTGGCGCTCGACAAGCTCGCGTTGTTTGAGGAGACAGAGCGACAGCGTAAAATGACACAGGATATGCTCGACTCTGTTCAAGAAGGCATTCAGCTTATTGATCTAAGTGGGGAAACACTTCAGGTGAACTGGAATTTTTGCGAGCTCTTGTGTTACGACCATCAGCTCGCTTCGCAAGGATTTGACTTGGAACAGTTCCTTTCCCATCTACAGAGTAGAACCTCAGAGCCTGATCGGCTGATTCAGTATGTCAGAGCTGTCGTTCTAGACGAAGGTGCCATTCCTTCAGGCAGTATTGTGTTTCAGACGACCGGACCGCAAGTACGCTATATTCAGCTCTATGCAGAGCCACTGTACCGAAACCAAGAGAAATGGAGTACCTTGCTCGTTTACCGTGACTTCACCAAGGAATACGAGATCGACCAAATGAAATCAGAATTCGTCAGTACGGTCAGCCATGAGCTGCGTACCCCTCTTGCCAGTGTGCTTGGCTTTGCGGAGCTGCTGTTAACGAAAGAGCTCAAGCCCGAACGTCAACAGCGGTACATAGCGACCATTTATCAAGAAGCGACTCGTCTGACTGCGCTCATCAACGATTTTCTAGATTTGCAACGCATGGAATCCGGCAGACAAACGTACGAGCTAGAGAACGTTGCGATTGATCAAGTGATTCGGGATATTTTCGGACTTTATCGAGTCCAGTCCCCTCTCCATCGATTCGAACTCGATGTGCAAGCGGGGCAAACTGTTGTCTATGGGGACCAGGCCAAGCTGCGTCAAGTATTTGTGAATCTGATCAGTAATGCCGTCAAATACTCCCCGCATGGTGGTCATATCCGGGTGGGGTGTCGACAAGATGGGAATCGCTTACTCGTGGAGGTCCAGGATGAAGGGCTAGGGATTCCTTCCGAAGCCATCCCTCACCTGTTTACCAAATTTTATCGCGTAGATAACTCGGATCGCCGTGAGATCGGTGGTACAGGATTGGGGCTCGCCATTGTTCGGGAGATCGTCCAAATGCACCATGGAGAAGTTGCCGTTACGTCCGAATTGGGCAAGGGCAGTACATTTACGGTGACCCTTCCGCTGGCTGAGCACGCTTTGTCCTCGGGCGATCTTGTCAGGATAGAGGAGGCAGTCTCTCCAACCGGTCAATGCAATAGGAACGTTGTGATCGTCGAGGACGATTTGAACTTAACCGAACTATTGCGCGATGAGCTGACGAGCTCTGGATTCCGCGTCAATTCCTTCTCTACGGCGTCTGAGGCAGTAGCAGCAATCGAGCAGCTGCGGCCAGATGCTGTCGTGCTTGACCTTATCTTGAAGGACGGCGAGAGTGGTTGGAAGGTCATTGAGGAGATACGTAAAAACCCGGATTTACAAACGATTCCGATCGTGATCTCCAGTGCTTTTGAGGAACAGAAAAAGGCATTTGATCTGGGGGCAACCGGCTATTTGATCAAGCCTTATCATCCTGATACCTTGTCTAAAGCGATTTTGCAGGCCATCACGAATCAGGAAGCAACGGGACAGATCTACATTCCCGACGAACAGTAA
- a CDS encoding GGDEF domain-containing response regulator encodes MIKYRDTLLTNIHKQIETWYAQKSPVSHEELYRFLHSLKGTSGTIGLTDLSDLSKLLLDRMEEMPAKDWSLGEWRLFLQELIILCYEQRPEQEVFIENPTLQRESPCEQQPLVLILDDDVTLLMYLKEYLEKRNWSVIATVYPHKALDYFHDMNPDCFILDLNIPETGGFQVMQTISERIKKQYVPTTIISLDCERETRLNAYRLGADDVMCKPLDMEELVVRLERQLRRKRWMNSILFLDELTGVNNRNSFVDTYQRLLSDAQRTNAPFSLAFLDIDFFKGVNDTYGHLIGDEVLTRFAAFIGQSAEKHDVLFRYGGEEFILLMPRTTVQTGKIRLEQMLSAFCSLTFAAPEGTFSLSFSGGIVQVDDPLKPHTYWVEAADTALYAAKNAGRRRIETAQITETHDSPKVKLKVAIIDDDPMIRVMLADSIQTSFDGWMHVDIQTYEEGAAFFDSTWHQGQEPYLVILDGMMPQMDGLEVLQKIRNLPNAKKYTVIMLTGRTEEQDIVRALQLGADDYMTKPFRIRELEARITRLVKRML; translated from the coding sequence ATGATCAAGTACAGAGATACACTTCTTACGAATATCCACAAACAGATCGAGACATGGTATGCCCAGAAGTCTCCCGTCTCTCATGAGGAATTATATCGCTTTCTTCATTCGTTGAAAGGGACATCCGGGACCATTGGCTTGACCGACTTGTCTGATCTGTCCAAGCTCCTTCTGGATCGAATGGAAGAGATGCCTGCCAAGGATTGGTCACTCGGTGAATGGCGCTTGTTTTTGCAAGAGTTGATCATCTTGTGTTACGAACAACGCCCGGAACAGGAAGTTTTTATCGAGAACCCCACTCTCCAACGGGAATCCCCTTGTGAGCAACAGCCTTTGGTCCTCATCCTGGATGATGACGTTACCCTACTTATGTATCTAAAGGAATATTTAGAAAAACGTAATTGGTCTGTCATCGCAACGGTCTATCCTCATAAGGCTCTCGACTATTTTCACGACATGAATCCTGACTGCTTCATTCTGGATTTGAACATCCCGGAAACAGGCGGCTTCCAAGTGATGCAGACGATTAGCGAAAGAATAAAGAAGCAATACGTGCCTACCACTATCATCAGCTTGGATTGCGAACGGGAGACCCGTCTGAATGCCTATCGTTTGGGCGCAGATGACGTCATGTGCAAACCGCTTGATATGGAAGAGTTGGTCGTACGCCTCGAACGCCAGCTTCGCCGGAAGCGCTGGATGAATAGCATCTTGTTTTTGGACGAGCTCACGGGTGTCAATAATCGTAATTCTTTTGTTGATACGTACCAACGGCTTCTTTCTGATGCCCAGCGAACCAACGCCCCCTTCTCACTGGCCTTTTTGGATATTGATTTTTTCAAAGGGGTCAATGATACATACGGTCATCTGATCGGGGACGAGGTGCTGACTCGTTTTGCTGCTTTCATCGGGCAGAGCGCCGAAAAACATGATGTCTTATTCCGGTACGGTGGAGAGGAATTTATCCTGTTGATGCCGCGTACCACTGTACAGACAGGAAAGATACGCCTGGAACAAATGCTCTCTGCTTTTTGTTCGCTTACGTTCGCTGCTCCTGAAGGAACGTTTTCTTTGAGCTTTTCCGGTGGAATCGTACAGGTAGATGATCCGCTTAAACCGCATACGTATTGGGTAGAAGCTGCGGACACTGCTTTGTATGCTGCAAAAAATGCGGGGCGGCGCCGGATTGAAACCGCTCAAATCACAGAGACACATGACTCCCCTAAGGTAAAACTGAAGGTCGCCATTATTGATGACGATCCGATGATTCGCGTGATGCTTGCCGATTCCATTCAAACCAGTTTTGACGGTTGGATGCACGTCGATATCCAGACTTACGAAGAAGGAGCAGCTTTTTTTGACTCCACCTGGCATCAGGGACAAGAGCCTTATCTCGTCATTTTAGACGGGATGATGCCACAGATGGATGGCCTCGAAGTTCTCCAGAAAATCCGGAATTTGCCGAATGCCAAGAAATATACGGTGATTATGCTAACAGGTCGTACGGAAGAGCAAGACATTGTCCGTGCCCTTCAGCTCGGTGCTGATGACTATATGACCAAGCCATTCCGTATACGTGAACTGGAGGCTCGCATCACTCGACTGGTTAAGCGAATGTTGTAA
- a CDS encoding acyltransferase family protein, which yields MYTDSKILKSLFYIQLFSSFLVVVGHFTASALSFTDPFWIVALNQISRYGTVLLTIATGYLTAYSFEAKSPTAREFFSGKLLYIFVPYLVSGVLYHYLLKKGMPHTAQDFTNIVLGKTGDHLYFVFMICQYYVFAYLFRRVITKRNILYVIWMLLGIQYVYINFIHQGWFGLTTRHMLPSWIFTLYMGHVLYWYREMILSFLRNNRSILMLMTGVSTAAALFFVVSNKLYVAVHLTFVFATLLSFLVLMVFFLERFDRLHIKFRKGLTYFIFLFHSAFLIMFKDYLFEKYGEVAWLFENTWYSLLYLLVIIGCSCLLALMLVWLVNKLERVSKNMRQTHRHLYTSK from the coding sequence ATGTATACAGATTCAAAAATCCTGAAATCTCTGTTTTACATCCAGCTCTTCTCAAGTTTTCTCGTTGTAGTCGGTCATTTCACGGCTTCTGCACTTTCTTTTACTGATCCGTTTTGGATCGTGGCCCTCAATCAGATTAGTCGCTACGGCACTGTCCTGTTGACGATCGCCACAGGTTATTTGACTGCTTACTCATTTGAAGCCAAGAGCCCTACTGCTCGCGAGTTTTTTTCAGGGAAGCTTCTGTATATTTTTGTCCCTTATTTAGTATCTGGTGTCCTGTACCATTACTTGTTGAAAAAAGGGATGCCTCATACTGCCCAAGACTTTACGAACATTGTTTTAGGCAAAACGGGTGACCATCTGTACTTTGTGTTTATGATTTGCCAGTATTACGTTTTTGCCTATCTGTTTCGCCGTGTGATCACGAAGCGCAACATTTTGTATGTGATTTGGATGCTGCTCGGTATTCAGTACGTGTACATCAATTTTATTCATCAGGGCTGGTTCGGGCTCACCACGCGTCATATGCTCCCGAGCTGGATTTTTACCCTGTACATGGGGCACGTGTTGTATTGGTACCGTGAAATGATCCTTTCCTTCTTGCGAAACAACCGCTCCATCCTGATGCTGATGACGGGTGTTTCCACTGCGGCTGCGCTGTTTTTTGTTGTCTCAAACAAGCTGTATGTGGCTGTGCATTTGACTTTTGTCTTCGCCACGCTTCTGTCGTTTCTCGTGCTCATGGTCTTCTTTCTGGAACGCTTCGATCGTTTGCACATCAAGTTTCGAAAAGGGCTGACGTATTTCATTTTCTTGTTCCACTCTGCTTTTTTGATCATGTTCAAAGATTATCTGTTTGAGAAATACGGCGAGGTCGCTTGGCTGTTTGAAAACACGTGGTACTCGCTGCTGTACTTGCTCGTAATTATCGGGTGTAGTTGTCTGTTGGCGCTCATGCTGGTCTGGTTAGTAAACAAACTGGAGCGTGTCTCCAAAAACATGCGACAAACACACAGGCACCTTTACACTAGCAAATAA
- a CDS encoding YwbE family protein encodes MNGKNRKDITAGLEVEIVLKQDQRTGKRTRGIVKDILTNSSTHPHGIKVRLTDGQVGRVQEIIKKGE; translated from the coding sequence ATGAACGGAAAAAATCGAAAAGACATCACAGCGGGTCTTGAAGTCGAGATTGTATTGAAACAGGACCAACGCACTGGCAAGCGCACTCGTGGGATCGTCAAGGATATTCTGACGAACTCCAGCACCCATCCACATGGAATCAAGGTTCGTTTGACGGATGGACAGGTGGGGAGAGTGCAAGAGATCATCAAAAAAGGGGAGTAA